Proteins from one Corallococcus exiguus genomic window:
- a CDS encoding bestrophin family protein produces the protein MVEYDPHRWWSYFHYLRGSMVKEIVGRVLMCVVWAAAVVLFHQRVRNVGVPPTVHTLAGISLSLLLVFRTNASYDRFWEGRKLWGGIVNETRNLIRASEPFIGHTELFATLVRWTAAFPFATAGWLRGQQRHLGPHTGPLPSGEVAEVLKAQHVPLNVARRMTAVLDEGRRQGLYPEYVQMQLDQNVHQLIDYLGGCERIHRTPMPFAYMVHVRRALILYCFTLPFALVDTFGWVTVLATFLVAYVFFGIEEIGVEIEDPFGTDDNDLPLDTICQSIQNNLLALLPTSTSSAHADSAT, from the coding sequence ATGGTTGAGTATGACCCGCATCGCTGGTGGAGCTACTTCCACTACCTGCGCGGTTCGATGGTGAAGGAGATCGTCGGCCGAGTGTTGATGTGCGTTGTCTGGGCCGCGGCCGTGGTGCTCTTCCACCAGCGGGTGCGCAACGTGGGCGTGCCCCCGACGGTGCACACGCTGGCGGGCATCTCGCTGAGCCTCCTGCTCGTGTTCCGAACCAACGCTTCCTATGACCGCTTCTGGGAGGGCCGGAAGCTCTGGGGCGGCATCGTCAACGAGACGCGCAACCTGATCCGTGCGTCGGAGCCCTTCATCGGCCACACGGAGCTGTTCGCCACGCTGGTGCGCTGGACGGCCGCGTTCCCCTTCGCCACCGCCGGGTGGCTGCGCGGCCAGCAGCGGCACCTGGGTCCCCACACGGGCCCCCTGCCCTCCGGGGAGGTGGCGGAGGTGCTCAAGGCCCAGCACGTGCCCCTCAACGTGGCCCGCCGGATGACCGCCGTGCTGGACGAGGGCCGCCGCCAGGGGCTCTATCCCGAGTACGTCCAGATGCAGCTGGACCAGAACGTCCACCAGCTCATCGACTACCTGGGGGGTTGTGAGCGCATCCACCGCACGCCCATGCCCTTCGCGTACATGGTGCACGTGCGCCGCGCGCTCATCCTCTACTGCTTCACCCTGCCCTTCGCGCTGGTGGACACCTTTGGCTGGGTGACAGTCCTGGCCACGTTCCTCGTCGCGTATGTCTTCTTTGGTATCGAAGAGATTGGCGTCGAGATTGAGGACCCCTTCGGCACGGACGACAACGACCTGCCGCTCGATACCATCTGCCAGAGCATCCAGAACAACCTGCTGGCGCTCCTGCCAACCTCCACCTCGAGCGCCCATGCCGACTCCGCCACCTGA